From a region of the Candidatus Brocadia sp. genome:
- a CDS encoding DUF4388 domain-containing protein has product MNLELPSNQKLFPQQAHLTDYIDIIRKRKWVAIIFLFIVVCAVTIVSFSTTPLYKAATQIIIERQSSFINEMADVMATNTIDQDYYQTQYNLLMSRNLAKDVIQELKLWRELGISETQNSDNLAVSSNTSVKPSASSEIGISNIPQEASEKFVPPYPAWIVDWYLSNLMIIPISGTNLVNINFISQSPEIAARVANAHAHAFIAKNMQMQHLFSQQAIEWLKTQIRDQKTKVGTSQREVYEYKYEILRAFSIDDKNLFSLPEISGSTVIQGLYSKLSELKTRRSEFATKYGPKHPKMIEINSSIKQLEQDIINEVEAIRKTLKAELDRIVALEKSTQQIRDTQRPIVSHGEKAINYDMLKLEAEGDQEIYDILLKHAKEINLTGNMERNNIRIVDEAEVPLSPAKPKIFLNIFLSALLGSTFGIGLCFFLEYMDKTIRTPEDIMRRLGLSVLGILPYDKSLKGNKSLALSAGESHNNQNKRREGYNQYAISGGFISKLPLMQLGTSGQVLLVESTAAGEGKTTVLAKSAISLACGGLRVLMVDADLDRPTLHHLFAVKNGKESGLVNAMKGVMSHEIRQGTLSKYSVDDLFSLIALKKQSGQLTIRNDTQTMTAAFVNGRFFHIQSQDNPVSNGLGNMLLRGGFITEDQLKDALERNQRTGQPLGYILINAGYINQEQLQGPLKLQIEERLQKLFSWKQGTFTFEPGRIERYEDKRIYFEEDYTPIISRLSRMSGSRLLENEVFSYIKPVNEPNLSLLPAGIGRTTPDGPLYFALFAKFLDILKQRYDVILVDAPPLLDTLNNVTPLLSLVDGVIFVIKSGQVSIDRINRVTECMKEAKTNIIGAILNQAKIVPDYYFYYKRK; this is encoded by the coding sequence ATGAATCTTGAGCTTCCATCAAACCAAAAATTATTTCCACAGCAAGCGCATCTAACCGATTATATCGACATCATAAGAAAGCGTAAATGGGTAGCCATTATCTTCCTTTTCATTGTAGTATGTGCCGTAACTATCGTCTCATTTTCTACAACCCCTCTCTATAAAGCCGCCACACAGATCATTATTGAAAGACAATCTTCCTTTATAAATGAAATGGCAGATGTAATGGCGACAAATACCATTGATCAGGATTATTATCAAACACAATATAATTTACTAATGAGCAGAAATCTCGCAAAAGACGTCATTCAAGAGTTAAAACTCTGGAGAGAACTAGGCATTTCTGAAACTCAAAATTCAGACAATTTGGCTGTATCTTCTAACACATCTGTCAAACCTTCCGCTTCATCAGAGATTGGCATATCAAATATTCCTCAAGAGGCTTCAGAAAAATTTGTTCCACCGTACCCAGCCTGGATTGTTGACTGGTATTTGTCGAATCTTATGATTATCCCCATTTCAGGGACTAATCTCGTCAATATTAACTTCATAAGCCAATCGCCTGAAATCGCTGCGCGCGTTGCTAACGCACATGCCCATGCGTTTATTGCTAAAAATATGCAAATGCAGCATTTATTCTCTCAGCAAGCAATAGAATGGCTTAAAACACAAATTAGGGATCAGAAAACAAAAGTAGGAACATCTCAACGAGAGGTTTATGAATACAAATACGAGATACTCAGGGCATTTTCTATTGATGACAAAAATCTGTTTTCCTTGCCAGAAATCTCGGGAAGTACCGTCATTCAAGGGCTCTATAGCAAATTGAGTGAACTCAAGACACGGAGATCGGAATTTGCTACCAAGTACGGTCCCAAGCATCCGAAAATGATCGAAATTAATTCCAGTATTAAACAATTGGAGCAGGATATTATCAATGAGGTAGAGGCAATAAGAAAGACTCTTAAGGCAGAACTGGATCGGATTGTAGCTCTTGAAAAGTCTACACAGCAAATTCGGGATACGCAGAGACCGATAGTTTCCCATGGTGAAAAAGCTATCAATTATGACATGTTGAAATTAGAGGCGGAAGGTGATCAGGAAATATATGATATTCTTCTTAAACATGCAAAAGAGATTAATCTTACTGGGAACATGGAGAGGAATAATATCCGTATTGTGGACGAGGCTGAGGTGCCGCTTTCTCCAGCTAAACCAAAAATATTTTTAAATATTTTTTTGTCTGCTCTACTGGGTTCGACGTTTGGTATAGGGCTTTGTTTTTTCCTTGAATATATGGACAAGACGATAAGGACTCCAGAAGATATCATGAGACGGTTAGGATTGTCAGTGCTTGGTATACTGCCGTATGATAAATCTTTGAAGGGAAACAAGTCGCTTGCTTTATCAGCGGGCGAGTCTCATAACAATCAAAATAAACGTCGGGAAGGTTATAATCAATATGCTATCTCTGGTGGATTCATTTCAAAATTGCCTTTAATGCAACTTGGAACATCTGGACAGGTACTTCTGGTAGAAAGTACAGCTGCTGGTGAGGGAAAAACTACCGTCTTGGCAAAATCAGCCATTAGTTTAGCATGTGGCGGATTGCGCGTACTTATGGTAGATGCTGACCTCGATCGACCAACTTTACACCATTTGTTTGCAGTAAAAAATGGCAAGGAGAGTGGCTTGGTTAATGCAATGAAGGGCGTTATGTCTCATGAAATACGACAGGGGACATTAAGCAAATACAGTGTTGATGATCTTTTTTCCCTTATAGCCCTTAAAAAACAAAGCGGACAGCTTACTATCAGAAATGACACGCAAACCATGACTGCCGCCTTCGTGAATGGTCGTTTCTTCCACATTCAAAGTCAGGATAATCCAGTTTCAAATGGATTAGGTAATATGCTTTTGCGTGGCGGTTTTATTACAGAAGATCAGCTCAAAGATGCTTTAGAGCGAAACCAGCGAACGGGACAACCATTAGGTTACATCCTCATCAATGCCGGATACATTAATCAAGAGCAACTGCAAGGTCCTTTAAAACTGCAAATAGAGGAGCGTCTTCAGAAATTATTTAGCTGGAAACAGGGAACTTTTACTTTTGAACCGGGCAGAATAGAAAGATATGAAGATAAAAGGATTTACTTTGAAGAGGATTACACGCCAATTATCAGTCGTTTGAGTCGTATGTCTGGGAGCCGCTTATTAGAAAATGAAGTCTTTTCCTATATAAAGCCAGTGAATGAACCAAATTTATCCCTTTTGCCTGCCGGGATAGGACGTACAACACCAGATGGGCCGCTTTATTTTGCACTTTTTGCAAAGTTTTTAGATATTTTGAAACAGAGGTATGATGTCATACTTGTAGATGCCCCACCATTACTGGATACGTTGAATAATGTAACACCTTTGCTTTCTTTGGTTGACGGTGTAATATTCGTGATAAAATCAGGCCAGGTGTCCATTGATCGTATCAATAGGGTTACAGAATGCATGAAAGAAGCCAAAACAAATATAATTGGAGCTATCCTGAATCAGGCAAAGATAGTACCTGATTATTATTTTTATTATAAGCGAAAATGA
- a CDS encoding polysaccharide export protein — protein MGNALSRRVAFITPFLISMFLVSSLTLCAANLEDEYIINVGDVLDIKVWDNDDLNCTVEVSQQGDFSFPFIEKVHASGLSIFELENIIEKKLADGYLIAPQVKVSLKEYKKQRIFVTGEVINPGEHKWERELTVRQAISMAGGQTERASPKRAIIVRKKDGVEKEFKAKMDDIVMPDDIIRVPGRYF, from the coding sequence ATGGGTAATGCATTAAGCAGGAGAGTAGCGTTTATAACTCCTTTTCTCATAAGCATGTTTCTTGTATCGTCTTTGACGCTGTGCGCAGCAAACCTTGAGGATGAATACATTATAAATGTAGGGGATGTTTTAGATATAAAAGTGTGGGATAATGATGACTTAAACTGTACTGTTGAAGTTTCACAGCAAGGAGATTTCAGTTTTCCTTTTATTGAAAAGGTTCATGCAAGCGGTCTTTCGATATTTGAGCTTGAAAACATTATTGAGAAAAAATTGGCTGATGGTTATTTGATTGCACCTCAAGTGAAGGTTAGCTTAAAAGAATATAAGAAACAAAGAATATTTGTGACTGGGGAAGTAATAAACCCAGGTGAGCATAAATGGGAAAGAGAATTGACGGTAAGGCAAGCGATTTCTATGGCAGGTGGACAGACTGAGCGCGCCTCTCCTAAGCGCGCGATTATTGTCCGCAAAAAAGATGGCGTAGAAAAGGAGTTCAAGGCGAAAATGGACGATATTGTAATGCCCGACGACATTATTCGGGTGCCAGGACGGTATTTCTAA
- a CDS encoding sugar transferase — translation MFTKQKVLLLGNDSLINEIESLLRDRKYLKTYDLSVMKNYSEKSGTVCIDGSESLKSLLSIIRENKFGTVVVSHRLENFPVLRKQLLEIKFANVTIYDSLYFYEALTEKAPIHYAKDEWFLFRNQGEKFNPPLYKIAKRCMDIFLSLVGIIASLPFVLLIALVIKVSSKGPVFFKQERLGLHERPFTLLKFRTMINDAEKVTGPTWADKNDPRITKIGKLLRKIRFDELPQLFNVLKGEMSFIGTRPIRKYFAEKLAKDIPHYRLRFLIKPGLTGWAQVQGGYFGTEEGQVEKLEYDLYYIQNQSIFFDILIVLKTISTVLFQRGQ, via the coding sequence ATGTTTACGAAGCAAAAGGTTCTTCTTCTGGGTAATGATTCCCTAATAAATGAGATCGAGTCTCTACTTAGAGACCGTAAGTATTTAAAAACTTATGACTTGTCGGTAATGAAAAATTATTCAGAGAAATCTGGAACAGTTTGTATTGATGGTTCAGAGTCGTTGAAAAGTCTTCTCAGCATAATCCGAGAAAACAAGTTTGGTACGGTAGTTGTTTCGCATAGGCTCGAGAATTTTCCTGTACTAAGAAAACAGTTATTGGAAATAAAATTTGCTAATGTTACCATTTATGATTCCCTTTATTTTTATGAAGCACTTACAGAGAAGGCGCCCATACATTATGCTAAGGATGAGTGGTTTTTATTTCGTAATCAGGGGGAAAAATTTAATCCCCCGTTATACAAAATTGCAAAAAGATGTATGGATATCTTTTTATCGTTAGTTGGAATAATTGCGTCATTGCCATTTGTGCTGCTTATAGCCTTAGTTATTAAGGTGTCATCAAAAGGTCCGGTTTTTTTTAAACAAGAACGTCTGGGGCTGCATGAGCGGCCATTTACTTTGCTAAAATTCCGTACGATGATCAACGATGCAGAAAAAGTTACTGGCCCAACATGGGCCGACAAAAATGATCCGAGAATTACAAAAATTGGTAAATTATTGCGTAAAATAAGATTTGACGAGCTACCTCAATTATTTAATGTTCTAAAAGGAGAAATGAGTTTTATTGGGACACGTCCCATACGCAAGTATTTTGCTGAAAAATTAGCCAAGGATATTCCACATTATCGACTTCGTTTTCTTATTAAACCAGGACTTACCGGTTGGGCACAGGTGCAAGGAGGTTATTTCGGTACTGAAGAAGGTCAGGTTGAGAAGCTTGAGTACGACCTATATTATATTCAAAATCAATCCATCTTTTTTGATATCCTTATTGTTTTAAAAACGATATCAACGGTATTGTTTCAGAGAGGTCAATGA
- the yvcK gene encoding uridine diphosphate-N-acetylglucosamine-binding protein YvcK has protein sequence MKIKAVIFDLDDTLYDCTGSLIDASRRRAARAMVEAGLPCSEEEVYQLQKELTEKYGPYYLVFNEIVNKYHADKKLVNIAYKAYNSSEVSEIQPFPYAISTLKELREKGYKLFLLTVGVHERQEKKIQMLGLKPFFDEIVINDQEIGLLVEDCMRDLVRRHNISPGEAVMVGDRVRDELRIAKSLGMTTIQMLQGRFKNEPAMNECDRPDYKIKRIFQIPTILQLNNLGKTPDKLKIVAIGGGTGLPIMLDGSKTYSKHLTAVVTVTDSGRSSGILREEFGILPPGDARNCLVALSETEEQERELYQLFQYRFDRGSLEGMSLGNLLMTALTDITGSFEQAIKRASKILNIRGKVLPSTLANTHICAELEDGTYVEEEFNVRAVGKSPIKDVFLKDENAASPPEAIEEIHKADIVVIGPGSLFTSIITNLLVPGIRNAIRNSKATKIYICNIVTQPGQTDLYKVSHHINAIVKYLGEGALDYVIVNNNIPRRDILDKYQKEGADVVLMDEGVYNLNVNVKKADLVEDLNQKRILWEKQDLLRHDPDKLSDSICRVYANLPLLTAS, from the coding sequence ATGAAAATAAAGGCAGTGATCTTTGATCTGGACGACACGTTATACGATTGTACCGGTTCGCTTATCGATGCGTCCCGGAGGCGTGCGGCAAGGGCAATGGTGGAGGCAGGTCTCCCGTGTTCCGAAGAAGAGGTCTATCAACTGCAAAAGGAACTTACGGAAAAATACGGTCCGTATTATCTGGTATTTAACGAGATTGTGAACAAATATCATGCAGATAAGAAATTAGTCAATATTGCTTACAAGGCATATAATAGCAGTGAGGTCTCTGAGATACAACCATTCCCATATGCCATTTCTACCCTTAAAGAGTTGAGGGAAAAAGGGTATAAGCTTTTTCTGCTAACCGTAGGTGTCCATGAGCGTCAGGAAAAAAAGATACAGATGCTGGGCTTAAAACCTTTCTTTGACGAGATTGTAATCAACGATCAGGAAATTGGACTTCTCGTGGAAGATTGCATGCGTGATCTTGTCAGGAGGCACAATATTAGTCCTGGAGAAGCCGTCATGGTGGGCGACAGGGTACGGGATGAATTACGAATTGCCAAATCACTTGGCATGACCACCATTCAGATGCTGCAGGGGAGATTTAAGAATGAACCTGCAATGAATGAGTGTGACAGGCCAGACTATAAGATCAAACGCATTTTCCAGATTCCCACGATTCTTCAGCTCAACAATCTGGGAAAGACGCCTGATAAACTTAAGATCGTTGCCATCGGGGGTGGTACCGGCCTTCCCATTATGCTTGATGGTTCAAAGACATACAGCAAGCACCTTACTGCAGTTGTAACCGTTACTGATTCGGGGAGGAGCTCCGGTATTTTAAGGGAGGAGTTTGGCATTCTGCCACCAGGGGATGCGAGAAACTGCCTGGTAGCGCTTTCAGAAACAGAAGAACAGGAACGGGAACTCTACCAATTATTTCAATACCGGTTTGACAGAGGTTCGCTGGAAGGGATGAGCCTCGGAAATTTATTAATGACAGCATTAACGGACATAACGGGGAGCTTTGAGCAGGCCATTAAGAGGGCGAGTAAGATATTAAACATTCGGGGAAAAGTGCTTCCTTCGACGCTTGCAAATACCCATATTTGCGCAGAACTGGAAGATGGAACTTATGTAGAGGAGGAATTTAACGTGCGTGCCGTAGGCAAGTCGCCGATTAAGGACGTCTTCCTGAAAGATGAAAATGCCGCATCGCCTCCGGAAGCTATAGAAGAAATTCACAAGGCCGATATTGTTGTAATAGGCCCTGGCAGTCTTTTTACAAGCATTATCACAAATTTACTGGTGCCAGGGATCAGAAATGCCATTCGAAACAGCAAAGCGACCAAGATATACATTTGCAACATTGTTACTCAGCCTGGCCAAACCGACCTCTATAAGGTGTCACACCACATTAACGCCATAGTAAAATATCTTGGCGAGGGTGCACTGGATTACGTCATTGTAAATAATAACATTCCTCGTAGGGATATCTTGGATAAATATCAAAAAGAAGGGGCTGACGTAGTTTTAATGGATGAAGGTGTTTATAATTTAAACGTCAACGTTAAAAAAGCTGACTTGGTTGAAGACCTTAACCAGAAACGTATCTTATGGGAAAAGCAAGATTTGCTGCGACATGATCCCGATAAGCTCTCCGATTCAATTTGCAGGGTCTACGCAAATTTACCCTTGTTAACGGCAAGTTAG
- a CDS encoding endonuclease V — MKFNQLHSWRLGYKKAIEVQKVLREQLILKRVAGKISTVAGADVSYDKHGDSFFAGVVVYKLGKQLEKIEEATAHGRIRFPYIPGLLSFREAPILLKAFKKLKNDPDVILFDGQGIAHPRHFGLASHMGLILDRRAIGCAKSRLVGEFRCVKNVVGAYSKLFYQHEAVGAVLRTKVNTNPIFVSPGHKVNLALAIHIALATCRGYRIPEPVRHAHLLVNRVRKEQIK, encoded by the coding sequence ATGAAATTCAACCAGTTGCATTCATGGCGCCTCGGCTATAAAAAGGCCATTGAGGTTCAGAAAGTTTTACGAGAACAGCTTATCCTGAAAAGAGTCGCGGGAAAAATCTCTACGGTGGCAGGAGCAGATGTCTCTTATGACAAGCATGGTGATTCCTTTTTCGCCGGCGTCGTTGTATATAAATTAGGCAAGCAGTTAGAAAAGATTGAGGAGGCTACGGCTCATGGTAGGATAAGATTTCCGTATATTCCCGGTCTTCTCTCCTTTCGTGAAGCCCCTATCTTGCTGAAGGCATTTAAAAAACTGAAAAACGATCCAGACGTTATCCTTTTTGATGGGCAGGGGATTGCTCATCCGCGCCATTTTGGTTTAGCATCACACATGGGGCTTATTCTTGACAGACGAGCTATTGGGTGTGCCAAAAGTCGACTGGTAGGAGAATTCCGGTGTGTGAAAAATGTCGTTGGTGCATATTCTAAACTTTTTTATCAGCATGAAGCCGTTGGTGCGGTATTAAGGACGAAAGTAAATACCAATCCTATCTTTGTATCTCCCGGGCATAAAGTAAATTTGGCGTTAGCAATTCACATCGCTTTGGCAACATGCCGTGGGTATCGGATTCCGGAACCAGTGCGACATGCCCATTTATTGGTAAATAGGGTACGGAAAGAACAAATAAAATGA
- the scpB gene encoding SMC-Scp complex subunit ScpB, whose translation MKSIEEIKPIVESLIFAAEEPISLRKLTDLIEGVDSAQIQEAITQLKSDYEMQGRSFQIEEIAGGYQLFTKPEYYEWIAKLRKKTGETKLSQAALETLAIIAYKQPILRANLESIRGVQSGQIIRLLMEKDLVKVVGRDESLGHPLLYGTTKKFLEYFGLKDIKDLPQVEELEAP comes from the coding sequence ATGAAAAGTATTGAAGAGATTAAACCCATCGTTGAATCCTTAATATTTGCTGCCGAAGAACCCATTTCCCTTCGTAAGCTCACCGACCTTATCGAAGGGGTCGATAGCGCGCAGATTCAGGAAGCTATCACACAGTTGAAGAGCGACTATGAAATGCAGGGAAGGTCGTTCCAGATTGAAGAAATTGCCGGTGGCTATCAATTATTTACCAAACCTGAATATTATGAATGGATAGCAAAGTTACGGAAAAAAACGGGAGAAACGAAACTCTCTCAAGCGGCCTTAGAGACGCTTGCAATTATTGCTTATAAACAACCCATATTACGCGCAAATCTGGAATCCATCCGCGGAGTTCAGTCAGGCCAGATCATCAGATTGCTTATGGAAAAAGATCTGGTTAAGGTTGTGGGAAGGGACGAATCTTTAGGACATCCGTTACTCTACGGCACAACGAAAAAATTTCTTGAATATTTCGGATTGAAAGATATTAAAGACCTTCCGCAGGTTGAAGAATTGGAAGCGCCCTGA
- a CDS encoding FMN-binding protein, giving the protein MQKKAQYTITLTLVSLLASLGVSSTFLLTKDTIKRKELAVRTEALYVVLPGLESAPDEVTPSEVSDQDRVYKGLNKAGQLIGYAACGEAQGYSSKIKVMVGLDPRLEKIIGVNILAQNETPGLGTKMTEVESTTTLWSVIFGKDPKAIDWDSEEEWQLPMFRQPERMRKFGLLKKEKKAQPWFQQQFKQKTCNQLIVAKVKDDERITAITGATISTKAVVNAVQNAIDKIKGIVQPPAWEIK; this is encoded by the coding sequence ATGCAAAAAAAGGCACAATATACCATTACCCTGACGTTGGTTTCTCTCCTGGCGTCCCTGGGTGTATCCTCGACGTTCCTGCTTACCAAAGATACGATTAAGAGAAAGGAATTAGCCGTGCGAACCGAGGCCTTGTACGTGGTATTGCCCGGCCTGGAAAGCGCTCCCGATGAAGTAACACCATCAGAGGTGTCTGATCAGGATCGTGTTTATAAAGGACTCAACAAGGCAGGCCAGCTTATTGGTTATGCGGCATGCGGAGAGGCGCAGGGGTATTCAAGTAAGATTAAGGTCATGGTTGGTTTGGATCCCCGCCTTGAAAAGATTATTGGCGTTAATATCCTTGCCCAGAATGAGACCCCTGGGCTTGGCACGAAAATGACTGAAGTTGAAAGTACAACGACCTTGTGGAGTGTGATCTTTGGTAAAGACCCGAAAGCCATCGACTGGGATAGTGAAGAAGAATGGCAATTGCCCATGTTCAGGCAACCTGAAAGGATGAGAAAATTCGGATTATTGAAAAAAGAGAAAAAAGCTCAACCCTGGTTTCAACAACAATTCAAGCAGAAAACCTGCAATCAACTGATTGTGGCGAAGGTAAAAGATGATGAAAGGATTACGGCCATTACCGGAGCTACCATATCAACAAAGGCGGTGGTTAATGCGGTGCAAAATGCAATTGATAAAATAAAAGGCATCGTTCAGCCCCCGGCCTGGGAAATAAAATAG
- a CDS encoding RnfABCDGE type electron transport complex subunit D, producing the protein MSDQTEIRHNLIVSASPHIYDGENIPRIMWAVVLSLVPAGIAGAFAFGYYCLSVIFLCCLASVVTEAGILILRKQPIVPTIKDGSAVVTGVLLAYTLPPSVPWYVPVVGSFFAIAVVKHCFGGLGNNIWNPALAARAFLQVAYPAVMNSDWRILEHGIGNLVHSITKMDPAGKLVDAITRATPLTKEAGAETYTLAKLIMGNVPGCIGETSVIALLLGGAFLIYKRYIKWYVPVYYIVTMFVMALILPPRAVTPWANNPWYHIFSGGLFLGAFFMATDMVTSPLAKRGLIIFAIGAGVLTALIRFYSGYPEGVCYSILLMNTATPLIDRYTKPRLYGTGVKKG; encoded by the coding sequence GTGTCAGACCAAACTGAAATTCGTCACAATTTAATCGTGAGCGCTTCCCCTCATATCTATGATGGGGAAAATATTCCACGGATTATGTGGGCTGTGGTGCTTTCGTTGGTTCCTGCCGGGATTGCAGGCGCTTTTGCTTTTGGGTATTATTGCCTTTCCGTGATTTTTCTTTGCTGCCTGGCATCTGTTGTTACCGAAGCAGGTATTTTAATTTTGCGGAAACAACCGATCGTACCTACGATAAAAGATGGGAGTGCAGTTGTAACAGGGGTTTTGCTGGCATACACTTTACCGCCGAGCGTTCCGTGGTATGTTCCGGTGGTTGGGTCTTTTTTTGCTATTGCCGTTGTAAAACACTGCTTTGGAGGGTTGGGAAATAATATCTGGAATCCTGCTTTGGCTGCACGGGCATTCCTGCAGGTGGCCTACCCTGCGGTAATGAATTCAGATTGGCGTATCCTGGAGCATGGCATAGGTAATCTCGTCCACAGCATTACCAAAATGGATCCTGCAGGTAAATTGGTGGATGCCATTACGCGCGCAACGCCGCTGACAAAAGAGGCGGGCGCTGAAACCTACACCCTTGCCAAGTTAATTATGGGAAATGTTCCCGGTTGCATCGGGGAGACCTCCGTGATTGCTTTGCTGCTGGGTGGCGCATTTTTGATTTACAAGCGTTACATCAAGTGGTACGTCCCCGTCTATTACATTGTAACTATGTTTGTTATGGCGCTCATTTTACCTCCGCGGGCAGTCACTCCATGGGCGAATAATCCCTGGTATCATATCTTTTCAGGGGGGTTATTTCTGGGCGCATTCTTTATGGCTACCGATATGGTTACGTCGCCTTTAGCAAAGCGCGGGTTGATCATATTTGCGATTGGCGCCGGTGTGCTTACGGCGCTAATCCGGTTTTATTCCGGCTATCCGGAAGGGGTATGCTATTCCATTTTGCTCATGAACACAGCAACACCGCTCATTGACCGCTATACGAAACCGAGACTTTATGGGACTGGGGTAAAAAAAGGTTAA
- the rsxC gene encoding electron transport complex subunit RsxC, whose amino-acid sequence MMTLMKSRLKTFLGGIHPAEDGKALTLDKQKTTLPLPKTVYLVMSQHIGAPAKPIVKKGDVVKKGQLVGDAQGFISAHVHASVSGKVIDVAPWPHPVTGMKCPAVIIENSGEEVWAEDVNVASDTDLLSSEEIRRRIHTAGIVGLGGATFPTHVKLTPPKDKSIDTVVMNGAECEPYLTCDYRLMLDKPHEIIEGLKLMMRCIGCKKAHIGIEENKRDVYAIFRDIVSKDPDIKVDLMEVKYPQGAEHQLIKALLNREFKPTQLPLEVGAIVANVGTAFAVYEAVKFHRPLIERIVTVTGNGVENPQNFLVRLGTPVRQLLEEARLTADVNKIIFGGPMMGIAQGSIDTAVTIKGTGGILVLRDAQRWESHACIRCGRCVDSCPYGLNPSELSIVCEAKEFDQALDNNVMECKECGCCSYVCPAKRPIVHLIKFAKSEIAKRKMKG is encoded by the coding sequence ATGATGACTCTCATGAAATCGCGATTAAAAACATTTCTTGGCGGTATTCATCCGGCAGAGGACGGGAAAGCCCTTACTCTGGATAAACAAAAGACGACCCTCCCGCTCCCCAAGACCGTGTATTTGGTAATGAGCCAACACATTGGCGCACCTGCCAAACCGATTGTGAAAAAGGGAGACGTTGTTAAAAAGGGGCAGTTGGTTGGCGATGCGCAAGGTTTTATTTCTGCACATGTGCATGCATCTGTTTCAGGGAAAGTTATCGATGTTGCTCCGTGGCCGCATCCCGTTACAGGGATGAAATGTCCTGCAGTTATTATTGAGAATTCCGGGGAAGAAGTGTGGGCGGAAGATGTGAACGTGGCTTCCGACACCGATCTTCTCTCTTCTGAAGAGATCAGGCGTCGCATCCATACTGCCGGTATCGTTGGTCTGGGCGGCGCTACCTTTCCTACGCATGTAAAACTCACCCCGCCGAAAGATAAAAGCATTGATACGGTAGTTATGAACGGCGCCGAATGTGAACCTTATCTTACCTGTGATTACCGCCTTATGCTCGACAAACCCCATGAGATAATAGAGGGTTTGAAGTTGATGATGAGATGCATTGGCTGTAAGAAGGCGCACATTGGCATTGAGGAAAATAAAAGGGATGTTTACGCCATTTTCAGGGATATCGTATCAAAGGATCCTGATATAAAAGTAGACCTTATGGAGGTAAAATACCCTCAAGGGGCTGAGCACCAACTTATCAAGGCATTATTGAACCGGGAGTTCAAACCAACACAACTACCTTTAGAGGTGGGCGCGATTGTGGCCAATGTAGGGACGGCTTTTGCCGTGTATGAAGCGGTGAAATTTCATAGGCCGCTCATTGAAAGGATCGTCACCGTTACGGGAAATGGTGTGGAAAATCCGCAAAATTTTCTAGTGCGTCTGGGGACACCGGTCAGACAATTATTAGAAGAAGCGAGGCTTACCGCTGACGTCAATAAGATTATCTTTGGTGGTCCTATGATGGGTATAGCACAAGGTAGTATCGACACTGCCGTCACAATCAAAGGGACGGGAGGTATCCTTGTGCTGCGCGATGCCCAGAGATGGGAGTCTCATGCATGCATAAGGTGTGGGCGTTGTGTCGATAGTTGTCCTTATGGCCTGAATCCCAGTGAGTTAAGTATCGTATGCGAAGCGAAGGAGTTTGATCAGGCGCTTGATAACAACGTTATGGAGTGTAAGGAGTGTGGTTGTTGCAGTTACGTATGTCCGGCGAAAAGACCGATTGTGCATCTCATTAAATTTGCAAAGAGTGAGATTGCCAAACGCAAGATGAAGGGATAA